GCATCCGAACGATCCGCGGCCGAGCCGCTACAAGGTCTTGCCGACGCGCAACTGGTGATCGCCCGGAGCTACGGCTTTCCCAGCTGGCCGCAGCTCGGCCGGCACCTGGGGATCGTCGACCGCTACACCCGTTCACCCCACCGGGAGCCGATCGGTGGTCCGGTCGAAACCCCGGACCAGCGGGCCGACGAGTTCCTGCGCCTCGCGACCCTGCACTACGGCCAGGACGACCCCCAGCACCCCGACGCGGCCCGCGCGCTCCTGACCCGCTTCCCTGAAGTTGCTGTCAGCAACATCTTCACCATGGTCGTCGCGGGTGACGTCGGCGCCGTCCGCGCCGAGCTCGACCGTTCACCGGACCGCGCCGAGCGCCAAGGCGGCCCGTTCCGCTGGGAGCCCCTGCTCTACCTCGCCTACTCACGTCTGGAGGTAGCCCCTGAAGCCCCACTGGAGATCGCCCGCCTCCTCCTCCGGCACGGCGCGGATCCCAATGCCGGTTTCCTCTGGGCAGGCATGCCGTCGCCCTTCACCGCGCTGACCGGTGTCTTCGGCCGGGGAGAAGGCGATCAGCCACCACACCAGAGCCGATTGGAGCTGGCACGACTGCTGCTGGAGGCCGGCGCCGATCCGAACGACAGCCAGACGATGTACAACTGCGGCCCCGGCTGCCCACCGCCGCACGACGACGACCATCTGCGGATGTTGCTGGAGTTCGGACTGGGACAGGGCGATGGTGGTCCCTGGCACCAGCGACTGACCGTGGCCCATCCCACGGCAAGCCAACTGCTGGAAGACGAGCTGGTCTTCGCCTCATCGGAAGGCCTTGTCGATCGGGCCCGGTTGGTGCTGGCAGCCGGCGTCGACCCGGAAGGCCGAGGCACAGAGCATCCCGTCTTCTGCGGCCACCGCGCCTTCGAACTGGCCTCCGTGCAGGGCCACACCGCCATCGCCGACCTCCTTCGGGACGCCGGCGCGGCTCCCCTGGACGACATCCACCAACTCTTCCGATCCGTGATGGCCGGCTCTGTCGGCAGTGTCGATCCGTCGCTGGCGGCACGCGCCGTCCAGCGCAATCCGTTCCTCCCACTCCGAGCAGCCGAAGTCGGCCGAACAGAAGCCCTGCAGCCACTGAAGGACCTCGGCTGGGACCTCAACGTCCTCGGCATGGCCACCCCGCTGCACCAGGCAGCCTTCCACGGCCACTTGGCCACCGTCCGCAAGCTGATCGAGCTCGGCGCGGATCCAACGACCAGCGACCCGCGCCACCAGAGCACGCCACTCGGCTGGGCCGTCTACAACCACCAGCAGGAGGTCGTCGACTACCTGACCGCCCTGGAGGCTCCCATTTAGGGGCTGACGGCAAGGAACAGGAAGGCGCTGAAGACCATGAGGTGGGTGACACCCTGCAGCAGGGTGGCCCGGCCGGTCGCCAGCGTGAGCTGACTGATCACGACGGTCAACGCGAACAGCACCATCTCGGTGCCGCTGAGGCCCAGGACGAGCGGGCCGTCCAGCCAGATCGACGCGAGCGCGATCGCCGGGATGGTCAGCCCGATGCTGGCCAGCGCGGAGCCGAGCGCGAGGTTGAGGCTGGTCTGCAGCCGGTTCCGCAGGGCGGCCCGGACGGCGGCGACCGTTTCCGGCAACAGGACAAGGAGAGCGATGATCACACCGACCACGGCGACCGGCGCGCCCGCCGACGCGACCGCGTCCTCGAGCTTCGGGGAGACGGTCTTCGCCAGCCCCACCACGGCGATCAGGCAGACGAACAGCATGCCGAGGCTGACCAGCGCCACCCGCCCACTCGGCGCCGCGGCGTGCGTCTCCTGGTCGTCGTCCTCGTTCTCGTTCTCGACAACCTCGGTGACCGGGTCCGCTGCTGCCTCGGCCTCTCCGTCCCGGGCCGCCACGGTGGCCGCGGTGGCCGGCGACGGCTGGGCATCCGACTTGCCCTCGTCCCCGGTCTGCGACAGCTGGGCGTCCAACTCGCCCTCGCTTCCAGCCGGCGACGGCTGGGCGTCCGACCTGCCCTCGGTCGATGGCAGGTCGGCGTCCGCTCGTCCCGCGCCTCCGGTGCGTGCTGCCGCGGTGGCCTGGTGCGCTCCCCCGGCCTGCGCTCCATCCTCGACAGGGTGCTCGACGGGAAGGAAGTAGTCGCGATGACGAATGGTCTGCACGAACACGAACACGCCGTACATCACCAGCGAGACGACTCCGGCGAACGCGAGCTGCGCACTGCTGAAGGTCGCACCCGGCGTACTGGTGGTGAACGTCGGCAGCACCAAGCTGAGCGTGACCAGCGCGGTGATCACGGCGAGCGCGCTCCCCGAGGCATGCACGCGGAACTGCTGGGTCCGGTGCCGCAGAGAGCCGACGACGAGCGACAGGCCCAGGATGCCGTTGCAGGTGATCATCACCGCGGCGAACACGGTGTCCCGCGCCAGCGACGCGGCCTTGTCACCACCCGACGCCATCAGCGTGACGATCAGCGCGACCTCGATCACCGTGACCGCCAGCGCGAGGATCAACGTGCCGAACGGCTCGCCCACCTTGTGCGCGACAACCTCGGCATGGTGCACGGCCGCGATCACGGCAGCACCGAGCCCGGCGCACACCAGAACCAGCAGAACCGTCCCGAGATCCCGTCCCCAGGACAGCACCAGAACCACGAGCGCGAGCGGGGGCACGGCCAGACTCCAGCGCGGCAACCCATGAACCACGGAGTTTGTCATCCCCCAAGATCCT
The Kribbella italica DNA segment above includes these coding regions:
- a CDS encoding ankyrin repeat domain-containing protein → MPTRRLPDDPNLEHLRNQAKTLLKQVRAGDDEALTLAAEFHPAASERSAAEPLQGLADAQLVIARSYGFPSWPQLGRHLGIVDRYTRSPHREPIGGPVETPDQRADEFLRLATLHYGQDDPQHPDAARALLTRFPEVAVSNIFTMVVAGDVGAVRAELDRSPDRAERQGGPFRWEPLLYLAYSRLEVAPEAPLEIARLLLRHGADPNAGFLWAGMPSPFTALTGVFGRGEGDQPPHQSRLELARLLLEAGADPNDSQTMYNCGPGCPPPHDDDHLRMLLEFGLGQGDGGPWHQRLTVAHPTASQLLEDELVFASSEGLVDRARLVLAAGVDPEGRGTEHPVFCGHRAFELASVQGHTAIADLLRDAGAAPLDDIHQLFRSVMAGSVGSVDPSLAARAVQRNPFLPLRAAEVGRTEALQPLKDLGWDLNVLGMATPLHQAAFHGHLATVRKLIELGADPTTSDPRHQSTPLGWAVYNHQQEVVDYLTALEAPI
- a CDS encoding calcium:proton antiporter: MTNSVVHGLPRWSLAVPPLALVVLVLSWGRDLGTVLLVLVCAGLGAAVIAAVHHAEVVAHKVGEPFGTLILALAVTVIEVALIVTLMASGGDKAASLARDTVFAAVMITCNGILGLSLVVGSLRHRTQQFRVHASGSALAVITALVTLSLVLPTFTTSTPGATFSSAQLAFAGVVSLVMYGVFVFVQTIRHRDYFLPVEHPVEDGAQAGGAHQATAAARTGGAGRADADLPSTEGRSDAQPSPAGSEGELDAQLSQTGDEGKSDAQPSPATAATVAARDGEAEAAADPVTEVVENENEDDDQETHAAAPSGRVALVSLGMLFVCLIAVVGLAKTVSPKLEDAVASAGAPVAVVGVIIALLVLLPETVAAVRAALRNRLQTSLNLALGSALASIGLTIPAIALASIWLDGPLVLGLSGTEMVLFALTVVISQLTLATGRATLLQGVTHLMVFSAFLFLAVSP